TCGGCGCTGATATGATCGAGCGTCGCCATTTCCGTCATCACTCGCTCGATTTCTTCCGGCGAGAGTTCCTTCAAGATGCCGGCAGCCTGCTCTGCGCCAAGCGCCAGCATCAGCCGGGCGGCGCGCTGAACGCCGTTGAGCTGCGCGGGCGTGCTGACACTGCGATCATTGACCTGGGAGCGAAAGGCCTGCAACAGTCCGTGGTCGGTGAGGGTGATATCCAGGCTCTGGCCAATTTTTCCAGCGGTCAGCCCTGGCTTATTGGACGGCTTTGGCGCGGCGGAGGGCGATCTGCGCGACGGGGATTTGCCAAAGAGACCCATATCGTCTGGGATGCGACATAATTGTCCGCCTGGCAAGCGGAAATAGGCAGCCGATCGGCGAAACGGGGGGCCCGTACTGCCCGATCGTTTCAAATCGAGCAAAGCGGGCCCTCCAGATCATTTCGATCGCCAGGTCCTTGGCGCCAGGGGCGTCATGCTACTGCGCGTTACGGATGCGGTTCAGCAATGCCGTTACCTGGGGTGTACATTGCTTCTCAAGCTCCGCTCTCGTTTCGGGACGCTGGAGTAATTCGGCCAGAGGGAATTCGGTTTCCGTAGTCGTCGAACATTCCGTCCTAAAAGTTGCGCCAGACTCGCGATCATAGCCGCCAATCAGCAAGCGGATGACGGCAAAGTTTGAACCGGAAGCGGATTGAGCTGGTAGGTATTGTGCGAGAACCTCTACGGTAATCTGCTGCCTGTGCTTGAGACGATCGGCGGCTGCCGTGACTATCCCTTCAACCGACGACTGTCCTATCCAACCGGTCTCAAAGGGATTCCAGCCGGTGTAGACGGGAGCCACACGTTCACTGTAGCCTACGAAATTGACCGTGGCCTGCGGCGCCAGTGTTGACGCAATCTGCTCGCCCACTTTCTTACCATAATTCAAATAGGCGGCCGGAATTGGCTGCTTGCCGTCATCCCAGTGGCGGGCCTGTCCGCTGTAGACCATTGAGAAACCGCCGGCCGGATGAACAATGACATCAATGCCATCGGTTGCGGCGAGATTGCTCCGGATTTGAACGTAGTTCACGCAGCCGAGCAACAGCAGGCTAAGGCTTGCAAAAAGAAAATGCTTCATCGGCCGAGAGAAGGCGACCGCGTCCAAAGGTCAATCGCTATCAACAATATTGTAAGATTACTATGATAATATCGTTCTTAGCATTGATGGCAGCGCGCACTTCGCTCACTCCCCGCCAATCGTTACCGGGCCAAGCAGCAGGGCCGGCGCCGCCGTGGCCCCCAGGCGCCAGTCAAGTTCCGATGCCACGGCCTCAATGCTCAGCAGCATCTGCAGCAAATTGCCGGCGACGGTTATCTCCTGTACGGGATAGGCAAGTGCGCCGTTTTCAATCCAGAAACCTGCCGCTCCCTGACTGAGGTCGCCGGTTACGCTGTTGTAGCCCATGCCAAAAAGCTGCGTGAGATAGAGTCCGCTTTTCACCGAGCCAATCAGTTGCTCGACGCTGCTCTTGCCAGGCGCGATCATCAAGTTGGAGGGGGCCACTCCCGGCTGGCCGCGCAGTCCGCGCGCTGCATGCCCGCTGCTTTTCTGCTGCAGCCGCCGTGCGGAATAGGCGTCCGAGGGATTGGCGCAGAGTTTGCCGTTCTCAACGATGCTCAGCGGACGCGAAGTGACGCCTTCGCCATCAAAGCTGCGCGAGCCTGGCGCCCCCGCCAGCGTGGCGTCATCGATCAGGCTGAAACACTCGGCGGCAATGCGCTGGCCCATGCGCTGCGTAAGAAAGGAAGCCTGGCGATAGATGGCCGAGGCCGAGGCCGCCCCGAAGACCATTTGCGCAAAGCGACGCGCCACCAGCGGATCAAGCAGCAGCGGCGCCTGCTGGGTTTTGACCTTGCGCGCCCCAAATTTCTGCGCGGTGCGCTCTGCGGCGCGGCGTCCGATTTCTTCCGGCGCCTGGATTTCTTTCAAGAAACGATGCGTGTTGTACCAGAAGTCGCTTTGTTTTACGCCCTGATCTTCGCCCACCAGCGAAAGCGAAAGACTGACGCTGCTGCTTTGCTTCTCAGCGGCAAAGGACAGGGAGTTTGCCAGCGCCACGCGGGCGATGCTATCGCTCCAGCCCGCGCCCTCTGAATTCTGGATGCGCGGATCGCTGGACAGACCGGCGGCCTCAGCGCGCCGCGCGCGTTCAATTTTTTCGACGGCGCTCAGACTTGCCAGCGATGGATCATAGCTGTCCACGCTTGCGCTGCAGGGCCCAAGCAGATCGGCTTCGGGCAGGCCGTTGGCCGGATCGGCGTCGCCGACCGCCAGCATCTCCAGCAGTCGATCGATCAATCGTTCGATGGCATCTTCGCTAAAATCGCTGCTGGAGCTGGTCGCCACGCTGCCGTTGCGAAAGGCGCGCAGTCCCAGTCCGCGAGAAGTCGCCTCTTCCAGCGCTTCGACTTCGCCCAGGCGCACCGTAGCGCTGAAATCTTTTGACTCAACAACAATAGCTTCCGCCTGATCGACGCCGCGCCGCTGCATCCGCTGCACCAGGTCGCCGGCCAGACCAAGCAGATCGGTCGAAGTTTCAGTATGTGTTTGCATGGAATTCATTTCTCGCGGCCGACGGGCGGCGCTCAGCGCTCCTGGCCGCCGACAGTAATTTCACTGACGCGCACGGTGGGGATGCCCATGCCCACCGGCATGGACTGGCCGTTTTTGCCGCAGGTCCAGCCGCCGTCGGTAAACTTCAGATCGCGTCCAACCATGTCGATGCGCGTCATTACTTCCGGTCCGTTGCCGATCAGCGTCACGCCTTTCAGCGGCGCGGTCAATTTGCCATCTTCGATCAGGTAGCTTTCCTCGACGCTGAAGACAAAGTCGCCTTTGGTAATGTCGACCTGTCCGCCGCCAAAGCGACGGGCGTAAACGCCGCGTTTGACGCTGCGGATGATCTCTTCCGGATCGCTCTGGCCAGCAAGCATGTAGGTGTTGGTCATGCGCGGCATGGGCAGATGGGCGTAGGATTCGCGCCGACCGTTGCCGGTCGCTTTGGTTTTCAGGATGCGAGCGCTGATCGAGTCGTTCATGTAGCCGCGCAGCACGCCGCCCTCGATCAAGGTTGTCTGGCCAGGCGCATTGCCCTCGTCGTCGATGTTGATGCTGCCGCGCATATTGGCGAAGGTTCCGGCGTCCACGACGGTGCACAGCGATGAGGCGACGCTCTGTCCGATGCGATTGGAATAGTTGGAAAGTCCTTTGCGATTGAAGTCCGCTTCCAGGCCATGGCCGACGGCCTCGTGCAGCAACACGCCGCTGTCGGCCGGGCCCAGCACCACCGTCATCGGTCCGGCCGGCGCCGGGCGCGCCTCCAGCTGCAGGATGGCCAGGCGCGCCGCCTCGCCGGCAATGACTTCCGGACTGCGCTGCCGCTCGAAGTATTCAAAGCCGATGCGGCCGCCTCCCGAATCGCGACCGGTGCGCAGCTCGCTGCCGTCGGCGGCGATCGCGCTGGCGCGCAGCGTCATCATCGGCTGCACATCGCTCCACACCAGACCGTCGCTGTTGATGTAGCTGATGCGCCGCAGCTCATCGGCCAGGCCCAGCTGCACGCGTACGATGCGCGAATCAAAGGCCCGCGCCGCCCGGTCGGCGCGCTGCAGAAAGGCCACGCGCGTTTGCAGGTCGCTGTCCGACGGGTTTTGTTCCACCTGATAGCGGGCCGCAGTTGGCTGCGCCTGCAGCGGATGCGTTTGTACCTGCGCCCGGGAATCGCGGGCAATGGCCGAGGCGCTCTCTGCGCAGCGCTGCAGGCTTTCGGCAGTCAGGATGTCGGTGTAGGCCAGGCCCTGGCGATCGCCAATGACGACGCGCACGCCTGCGCCGCGGGAGACGCCGTGGCTGGCCGATTTAACGCGCTCTTCTTCGTAGCTGAGGCCGGTGGAGATGTTTTCTTCAAAATAGATGTCGGCAAAATCGCCGCCGCTGGACAAAGCCGCGGCAAGGGCGCGCAGACAGTCTTCCGGGGGCAGGGGCAGTTCAGGGATGGCAGCGGAACTCACCGCGTCAATAAAGCACAGGTCGTCGCTGGCGGCGAGAAGTACGCGCAGAGGAAGTCAGCGATTCGCGGCCTTAATCCCCGTCTGGCAGCAATCGAGTAATGGACACTGCTGGCAAAGCGGTCGACGCGCCCGGCACACCAGGGCGCAGAAATCCAGCATCGCCAGATTCAGCTGAA
The sequence above is drawn from the Leptospirales bacterium genome and encodes:
- a CDS encoding TldD/PmbA family protein — its product is MQTHTETSTDLLGLAGDLVQRMQRRGVDQAEAIVVESKDFSATVRLGEVEALEEATSRGLGLRAFRNGSVATSSSSDFSEDAIERLIDRLLEMLAVGDADPANGLPEADLLGPCSASVDSYDPSLASLSAVEKIERARRAEAAGLSSDPRIQNSEGAGWSDSIARVALANSLSFAAEKQSSSVSLSLSLVGEDQGVKQSDFWYNTHRFLKEIQAPEEIGRRAAERTAQKFGARKVKTQQAPLLLDPLVARRFAQMVFGAASASAIYRQASFLTQRMGQRIAAECFSLIDDATLAGAPGSRSFDGEGVTSRPLSIVENGKLCANPSDAYSARRLQQKSSGHAARGLRGQPGVAPSNLMIAPGKSSVEQLIGSVKSGLYLTQLFGMGYNSVTGDLSQGAAGFWIENGALAYPVQEITVAGNLLQMLLSIEAVASELDWRLGATAAPALLLGPVTIGGE